The Opitutus sp. ER46 genome contains a region encoding:
- a CDS encoding protein-glutamate O-methyltransferase CheR translates to MSEASISPSVPEGVPQLLRDLVHERLGVFFEADRLETLLEKLRDRALAHGCRSYLDYYYILKYEAEGPAEWLRVMDAFSVQETYFWRELSQIQALTSFVVPAWFAARDRPLRIWSAACASGEEPYSLAIALQEAGLAHLPIEITASDASEAALARARLAIYRERSFRALPEPLRQKYFTRVPEGWRLDPAIVQRVTLTRANLVSPLEVRGLADAHVIFCRNVFIYFSPEAIRRTLATFAARMPPGGHLFVGASESLLRLTSDFELTNVDDAFVYVRRPLAA, encoded by the coding sequence GTGTCCGAAGCCTCCATCAGCCCCTCCGTGCCCGAGGGCGTGCCGCAACTCCTGCGCGACCTCGTGCACGAGCGCCTGGGCGTGTTCTTCGAGGCCGACCGGCTGGAGACGCTGCTGGAGAAGCTGCGCGACCGCGCCCTCGCGCATGGCTGCCGCTCGTACCTGGATTACTACTACATCCTGAAATATGAGGCCGAGGGCCCCGCCGAATGGCTGCGGGTGATGGACGCCTTCTCCGTCCAGGAAACCTACTTCTGGCGCGAACTGAGCCAGATCCAGGCGCTAACGTCCTTCGTCGTGCCCGCCTGGTTCGCCGCCCGCGACCGTCCGCTCCGAATTTGGAGTGCGGCCTGCGCCTCCGGCGAAGAGCCCTACAGCCTGGCCATCGCGCTCCAGGAGGCCGGCCTGGCGCACCTGCCAATCGAGATCACCGCCAGCGACGCGAGCGAGGCCGCCCTCGCGCGCGCCCGCCTCGCCATCTACCGCGAACGTTCGTTCCGGGCGCTGCCTGAGCCGCTCCGGCAAAAGTACTTCACGCGCGTGCCCGAGGGTTGGCGGCTCGATCCCGCCATCGTCCAGCGCGTCACCTTAACGCGCGCCAACCTCGTCTCCCCGCTGGAGGTGCGCGGACTGGCCGACGCCCACGTCATCTTCTGTCGCAACGTCTTCATCTATTTCTCGCCGGAGGCGATCCGCCGCACCCTCGCGACCTTCGCCGCCCGCATGCCGCCCGGCGGGCACCTGTTCGTCGGCGCCTCCGAGTCCCTGCTCCGCCTGACGAGCGATTTCGAGCTCACCAACGTGGACGACGCGTTCGTTTACGTGCGCCGTCCCCTCGCCGCATGA
- a CDS encoding chemotaxis response regulator protein-glutamate methylesterase, whose product MTTIRTVVVDDSAFVRKTVRTMLARHPGIEVVGVARDGEEALELVDRLQPDVVTCDLVMPKLDGLGFVRRQMARKPVPILLLTASALDGASAMEALDAGAVDLVQKPTALATDDLLLISDELVAKLEAVARAPAGRLGLPSSPRLLASTSALPAGGSSAGPRPRADVVVIGVSTGGPQALRRMLPELPADFPVPIAMVLHMPVGYTALFAEKLDEICALDVAEARDGDELRPGLALLAPAGRHLTLRRHPDGRVRAQLSLHPLEKNHRPSVDVLFHSAAETYASRVLGVVMTGMGDDGREGSAWIKAKGGAVLTEAESSCIIYGMPRSVVESGLSDRAIPLPGMAAALLSHL is encoded by the coding sequence ATGACGACCATCCGCACCGTCGTCGTCGACGACTCCGCCTTTGTCCGCAAGACCGTGCGCACCATGCTGGCCCGCCACCCCGGCATCGAGGTCGTCGGCGTGGCGCGCGACGGCGAGGAAGCGCTGGAGCTCGTCGACCGCCTGCAGCCCGATGTCGTCACGTGCGACCTGGTCATGCCGAAACTCGACGGACTTGGTTTTGTCCGCCGCCAGATGGCACGCAAACCGGTGCCCATCCTGCTCCTCACCGCGTCGGCGCTGGATGGCGCCTCGGCGATGGAGGCGCTTGATGCCGGGGCCGTCGACCTCGTCCAGAAACCGACGGCACTCGCGACCGACGACCTATTGCTGATCAGCGATGAACTCGTCGCCAAGCTTGAAGCCGTCGCCCGCGCCCCGGCCGGCCGGCTGGGTCTGCCAAGCTCCCCTCGTCTTCTCGCCTCCACCTCCGCGCTTCCGGCAGGCGGCAGCTCCGCCGGGCCCCGCCCGCGCGCCGACGTCGTCGTGATCGGCGTCTCCACTGGCGGTCCCCAGGCGCTGCGCCGCATGCTGCCGGAACTGCCGGCCGATTTCCCAGTGCCGATCGCCATGGTCCTGCACATGCCCGTGGGGTACACCGCGCTGTTCGCCGAGAAGCTCGACGAGATCTGCGCGCTGGACGTCGCGGAAGCCCGCGACGGGGACGAACTTCGCCCCGGCCTCGCGCTGCTCGCCCCGGCCGGCCGGCATCTCACCCTCCGGCGGCATCCCGATGGACGTGTCCGCGCCCAGCTATCCCTGCATCCGCTGGAGAAGAATCACCGCCCCTCGGTCGACGTCCTGTTTCATTCCGCGGCGGAAACGTATGCCAGCCGCGTGCTGGGCGTCGTCATGACGGGGATGGGCGACGATGGCCGCGAAGGGTCCGCCTGGATCAAGGCCAAGGGCGGCGCGGTGCTCACCGAGGCGGAAAGCAGCTGCATTATCTACGGCATGCCGCGCTCCGTCGTCGAATCTGGCCTCAGCGACCGGGCGATCCCGCTCCCCGGCATGGCCGCCGCCCTCCTTTCCCACTTATGA
- a CDS encoding response regulator encodes MNAKVLIVDDSGLARRTTRHLLEQMGHVVEEASDGAQALERYYINRHDVVILDMVMHGMYGLEVLTKMRELDPGVRVIVATADIQNSTRDQVRDAGAVAFVNKPLNRTQLTATVNTVLEGGKTWS; translated from the coding sequence ATGAACGCCAAGGTCCTGATTGTGGATGATTCCGGTCTCGCCCGCCGCACGACGCGGCACCTGCTCGAACAAATGGGGCACGTCGTCGAGGAGGCGTCCGATGGCGCGCAGGCGCTCGAACGCTACTACATCAACCGGCACGACGTCGTGATCCTCGATATGGTGATGCACGGCATGTACGGCCTCGAGGTCCTGACGAAGATGCGTGAACTCGATCCCGGCGTGCGGGTCATCGTCGCCACCGCCGACATTCAGAACTCCACCCGCGACCAGGTCCGCGACGCCGGCGCGGTGGCGTTCGTGAACAAGCCGCTCAACCGCACTCAACTCACTGCCACCGTAAACACCGTGCTCGAGGGAGGAAAAACGTGGAGCTGA